Below is a window of Sebastes umbrosus isolate fSebUmb1 chromosome 13, fSebUmb1.pri, whole genome shotgun sequence DNA.
TGGAAATCACCTGCCGTCAAATAAACCCTCGTTCGAGTTTTCCCTGCCTCCTGTGAACACATCGTGTCTTCacaaagaggaaatgaaaggaaacaCGAGTCAGAAGCGAGATACCTCGCAGACTAAGTGGTCTAGGGACTTGGAGCCCGGCCACTAGATGAGTATCGCGACATTATGTTGTGCAATactattgattctccaaaataCTGTATTGACTctttattaacctcttaaaaatctgacggccTGCCGGCGGGCCTGATCTCTATTCGacctttcagaggttgtagcgtgAAGTTACTaacatcatctgaaactataaaacctgatgaatccatcggtaccaaccatgtcagactagctggtcatgaaggaggttaaataacgctccaaacttactctaaatgttggagaggaaaaactgtcatgtccattttcaaaggggtcccttgacctctgacctccagatcagtgaatgtaaatgggttctctgggtacccacgagtctcccctttacagacatgcccactttatgataatcacatgcagtttggggcagtaTATATTAgttgtgtatttctggtgtgttctttatactacgacagtttttctaaaattgAATTAAAGAAATGGTAATATATGGCCTTCCTTAGAGAACTGTAATGTATAGCAGTATATTGAATGGTTActtctgtatcatgatacgtatcgtaccACCAGATTCTACTgaggaagatcatgtgatacGATGGAAAGCTGCACAACAGCTACTTAATGGTCCAGCTGAGGCTGCTGAATGTCTGCAGGTCTGCAGGTATTAACATTAACAGGTTGACATGATGGCGGCGCTAGAGGAGTCAGGATCATCAAAgatcatcctgaggggaacacgTCAGTCGGGACCAGAGTGGTGGAGCGGCGCCGCTAACGTTGTGGCGTTTACCTGGGAAGGTGAAGCGTCGGGTCCCTGAGGGCGACCGTTGTGGATGTAGACCAAGCCGTGACGGTCGGGGCCGCCATACGGAGCAGAGATGGCCACATCTGGAGGGAGACGAGAGACGGGAGGTGAGGCAGGAATGACCAGGTCCAGGTCAGGGTCTGGACCTGACCCGGGTCAGGGGCTGGACCTGAcctagtgtttgtgtgtgtgtgtgtgtgtgtgtgtgtgtggtgtcccTCACCGTTGTATCCGTCCATGTCCAGGTCTCCCAGCGCTGTGATGGCGGATCCGTATCTGGCGTAAACCTCCGACCCTGTGAGCATCTGAGGGGGGTGGAAGGAAAACCCACCACGACCCAGATACACGGACACCTGGACAACAGAACCACTAGAGTTCTAGTAGGGGTTTAGGATAGAACtacatggggggggggggcttaaAACGACCACGTTTGGACAGTGAAgatgacactgaatgtttttacgagaaaaaactctgaATTCACGAGATTAAAGTTACAAATTTATGAGTAAAACAAAAACTTAATTTATGTACACATTAATTGTGTTAtggtgttagcatgctaaccttAGTAGCgctgcgtgtgtgcgtgcgtgcgtgcgtgcgtgcgtgcgtgcgtccTACCTGTCCGACCTCCTTCAGTTTCCCGTCCGACCCTCGGTCCATGAAGAGAGGAGCTCCGACCAGCAGATCCACCAGACTGACGGACACACATTGTTTTCATCATCGTTAACATGAACATCACACCTGCGTGTCCTCACTCTATCACACCTGCGTGTCCTCACTCTATCACACCTGCGTGTCCTCACTCTATCACACCTGCGTGTCCTCACTCTAACACACCTGCGTGTCCTCACTCTATCACACCTGCGTGTCCTCACTCTAACACACCTGCGTGTCCTCACTCTATCACACCTGCGTGTCCTCACTCTATCACACCTGCGTGTCCTCACTCTAACACACCTGCGTGTCCTCACTCTATCACACCTGCGTGTCCTCACTCTAACACACCTGCGTGTCCTCACTCTATCACACCTGCGTGTCCTCACTCTAACACACCTGCGTGTCCTCACTCTATCACACCTGCGTGTCCTCACTCTAACACACCTGCGTGTCCTCACTCTATCACACCTGCGTGTCCTCACTCTAACACACCTGCGTGTTCTCACTCTATCACACCTGCGTGTCCTCACTCTAACACACCTGTGTGTCCTCACTCTAACACACCTGCGTGTCCTCACTCTATCACACCTGCGTGTCCTCACTCTAACACACCTGCGTGTCCTCACTCTATCACACCTGCTGGATGGATTTCCTGCCTCGTAAAACACCTGTAAATTACTTGTTTTGAATTATTTACGTCAACTTGTGGTCTTCTCCTGTTTTTAATCGGCTCGCTGCGGCGTTTTTATGACACATCAGCGCTTACTTGCTCTGCGGGAGACTGAAAGGTGTGTCTCGTTAACGCCGTGTGTGGAAGAGATTATTGatagtttgacctttgacctcttttACCAGTCGGACCCGGTACTCTGGTAGTCCTCGTGTTCTTTTTAAACTCATATCATCATCACTTACCCGTCATTATTAACATCAGTCGCTGCCACCGAGTGTCCAAAGTAGGCCGCCATCTacgagagggagaggaggaagaggagggatgaAATAATGAGGTCACTGAGTTTATACATCACTGTTAATATTATAGCTCAGTTCATCATAACACAGCAGATTAGAggagaagaataagaagaagaagaagaaggagaagaagaagaagaagaagaagaagaagaagaagaagaagaagaagaagaagaagaagaagaagaagagttgaTACAGATCCAGCTGTTCTCATTAAGAAGTTCCATCTTGTTCAGTTTAGTGGAAGAATTCACGTTTCTGTCTGTTAGATCCTGATATCAGCAgagagctgaagctgctgtctgctggtgaCTCTGAGCTGAAGCTGTTGTCTGCTGGTTACactgagctgaagctgctgtctgctggtttCAGTGAGCTGAAATCTGCTGTTTGCTGGTGAcgctgagctgaagctgctgtctgctggtgacgctgagctgaagctgctgtctgctggtgacgctgagctgaagctgctgcctgctggtgacactgagctgaagctgctgcctgctggtgacactgagctgaagctgctgtctgctggtgaCACTGAGCTGAAGCAGAAGTTGATCCAGATGAGACGCTGCAGTTTCATCTGTTTAATATCAAACCTGGAGATCCTTCTCAACAGTAGATCTCTGAGAGCTGAGGAGGTCACCATGTGTTGACATGTGTTGACCATGAGGTTTGACTCATAGAATTACATGAGGAAGACTTTTCAGAGTCactaaaccaaaaaaacactgacTGACTAACACGAGatcggaggagagagagaaaagactgAAAGGAAGATTTAAAGAgacgaagaggaggatggaAAACAGGAAATATTAAGAGACTGAAGAGAAGAGAGATGTGgagacttcagagagaggaaacaggaaacagataAAAGAGGTTCAGAGGACGAGTTATGAGGACGGtcaggaaagagaggaggaactCTGTCATTAACAtttgcctcttcctcctctttatctgtcatcctcctcctcgtgtttctctcctcttcaccTGGAAAACTACTAGTTTCAAAACTATCAAATATAAAGAGAACTATAAAGAGAACGCAGCGGCTCCGTTAAAGCcgaacatttaaatataatcagagtgtttacttgttttatttaatcaggTGAGAATGTATTTGACATCTGAAGAAGGAGGATTCATCTCCGACTCCTCCAGCTCACCTGTGTTCCTGTGAAGTTCACCATGGACTCCATGTTGGTTCCGCTGAAGATGTTCACCTAGAAGACAACACAGGAAGTCAACTGAGCGTCGAGGATCAACATCAGCAGTTCAAAAGGTGGTTCTAGAGAAGTCACATGGTCTCTACAGAGGTCACCTCAGAGGTCACATGCTCTCTGCAGAGGTCACTACAGAGGTCACATGGTCTCTACAGAGGTCACATGGTCTCTATAGAGGTCACTACAGAGGTCACATGGTCTCTACAGAGGTCACATGTTCACTACAGAGGTCACATGTTCACTAAAGAGGTCACATGGTCAGTACAGAGGTCACATGGTCTCTACATTAACTAGACACCTAGAGACACCagatcatgtgtgtgtgagcatcacTTACGTAACCCAGCGCCTTGTCTCCACGAGGAACTCCGGTCACATAatctgaggaggagagagaatcaCAACTCTGACTAGTCGGGTCATCATCTAATTCATCCAATTAATCTATAGAATatttaattaatcgattaatctttagaatattcaattaatcaattaatggtttggtctataaaatgaatCAGTAACACCATTGTTGTCACAAGTtcattaaccggtgggaaagtGTCGCATCACTAACGccaatattatgtttttgaactgttgttaagactttcacacagaacgtgaatattatgTGGCGAGATTTTTCTGATCTTTCGTACCGTCAATAAACGCATCAACCAATCAGGTTGTTCTGAACGGGTTTAATGTGTCTGTATTtatgtaacaacaacaacacagaggctttATTACTCCGTTTGGCGCAGACCAGATCCTTCTGTTCttccctttcacaataaaagccctagacatagaATAATCACAggtgagtattttgcattttcgtggCGTTTATTCATCACGCCTCCTGGTGGGTAAAGGTCTTTAACTGAACTAATAATCAGAAAAACAGGCTGACGGCggtggtgacatcatcatcactgacagCCAATCATCAGGGACGTTTAATCTGAAATGGCCGCTGTTCTCACCTTCTTCTCCATCGTCGTTGAAGTCTCCAACTGTCACAGAGTATCCTGAGAACACGGAGACGTCGTTTCAGTGAAACTACAAACACTTCAATTATTCTGATTGTGATTTTAATGAATTCatatgtattcatgtgtgtgtgtgcgtggttaCCTAGGTAACTGTCGTCGTACTGTGCGCTGGACGACTTGGTGGCGAGCGTGCTTACGTACGAAGTGATGTACTTATTATTGTCAAACCCGGCAAAGATCTGAGAGACGTCATCGGAAATCAGCTGAcctgaagagagaggaggagaacgTTGGAGAACGTTAGAGAACAAGAGAACGTTAGAGAACAAGAAGAGAACGTTAGAGAACAAGAGAACGTTAGAGAACAAGAGAATGTTAGAGAACTAGTAGAGAACATTAGAGAACAAAAAGAGAACATTAGAGAACAAGAAGAGAATGTTAGAGAACAAGAAGAGAACATTAGAGAACGTTAGAGGACAAGAGGAGAACGTTAGAGGATAAGAAGAGAACATTAGAGGACAAGGAGAGAACGTTAGAGGACAAGAAcagaatgtcagaaaacaaGAAGAGAACGTTAGAGGACAAGAAGAGAACGTTAGAGAACAAGAAGAGAACGTTAGAGAACAAGAGAACGTTAGAGAACTAGTAGAGAACATTAGAGAACAAGAAGAGAACATTAGAGAACAAGAAGAGAATGTTAGAGAACAAGAAGAGAACATTAGAGAACAAGAAGAGAATGTTAGAGAACAAGAAGAGAACATTAGAGAACGTtacagaacaggaggagaacgtTAGAGGACAAGAAGAGAACGTTAGAGAACAAGAAAAGAATGTTAGAGGACAAGGAGAGAACGTTAGAGGACAAGAAGAGAACGTTAGAGAACAAGAAAAGAACGTTAGAGAACAAGAGAACGTTAGAGAACAAGAAGAGAACGTTAGAGAACAAGAGAACGTTAGAGAACAAGAAAACGTTAGAGAACTAGTAGAGAACATTAGAGAACAAAAAGAGAACATTAGAGAACAAGAAGAGAATGTTAGAGAACCATTAAGAGAACACTAGAGAATGTTAGAGAACAAGAGGAGAACGTTAGAGGACAAGAAGAGAACATTAGAGGACAAGGAGAGAACGTTAGAGGACAAGAAcagaatgtcagaaaacaagaacagaatgtcagaaaacaagaaaagaacGTTAGAGGACAAGAAGAGAACGTTAGAGAACAAGAGAACGTTAGAGAACGTTAGAGAACGTTAGAGAACAAGAGGAGAACGTTAGAGGACAAGAAGAGAACATCAGAGAACAAGAAGAGAGCAGTAAGAATAGAACAGTATGAAGAGAACGTTAGAGAACATTAGAGAACAAGAAGAGAACGTTAGAGAACAAGAAAAGAACATTAGAGAACAAGAAAAGAACGTTAGAGAACAAGAAGAGAACGTTAGAGGACAAGAAGAGAACATCAGAGAACAAGCAGAGACGGTTAGAGGACAAGAAGAGAACGTTAGAGAACAAGAAGAGAACGTTAGAGGACAAGAagagaacatcacagaacaagCAGAGAGCAGTAAGAATAGAACAGTATGAAGAGAACGTTAGAGAACAAGAAGAGAACATTAGAGAACAAGAAGAGAACATCAGAGAACAAGAAAAGAACGTTAGAGAACAAGAAAAGAACATCAGAGAACAAGCAGAGACGGTTAGAGGACAAGGAGAGAATGTTAGAGGACAAGAAGAGAACATTAGAGGACAAGAAGAGAACGTTAGAGAACAAGAAGAGACCATCAGAGAACAAGCAGAGAGCAGTAAGAATAGAACAATATGAAGAGAAGGTTAGAGAACAAGAAGAGAACGTCAGAGAATAAACAGAGACGGTTAGAGGACAAGGAGAGAATGATAGAGAACGTCAGAGAACGTTAGAGAACGTAAGAGAACGTTAGAGAACAAGAAGAGAACATTAGAGAACAAGTACAGAACGTTAGAGGACAAGAAGAGAACGTAAGAGAACGTTAGAGAACAAGAAAAGAACATTAGAGAACAAGAAGAGAACATCAGAGAACAAGCAGAGAACATTAGAGAACAAGAAAAGAACGTAAGAGAACGTTAGAGAACAAGAAGAGAACGTTAGAGAACAAGAAAAGAACGTAAGAGAACAAGAAGAGAACGTTAGAGAACAAGAACAGAACATTAGAGAACAAGTACAGAACGTTAGAGGACAAGAAGAGAACGTAAGAGAACAAGCAGAGAGCAGTAAGAATAGAACAGTATGAAGAGAAGGTTAGAGAACAATAGGAGGGggagaacagagcagaacaTCAGGAAGTAAAGAACAGAAAGAGAACACGTTATTTTAAACAGCAGTTTGTTTATAGGCTGAACTTTtggtttagagaaacagacggaACGTGTAATTAAAGGAGCCGCAGAGACGCAGCGTTAACGAGGGTCTAATGAGAACCAGAGGCTGAGCCGAGTGTTGACTCAACAGGAAACAGTGATTAGGCCAACACACCCCCGCAGAACGGAGAACATGAGCCTGACTCAGTGTGTCACACCCTCTAATGTcagactaacacacacacacacacacacacacacacacacaaacacaaacacacacacacacacacaaacacacacacacacacacacacacacacacacacaccctataATGTCAGACTaacaaactacacacacacacacacacacacacacacacacacaaacaaacagacacaaacattactacacacacacacacacacacacacacaccctataATGTCAGACTaacaaactacacacacacacacacacacacaaacaaacacaaacattactacacacacacacaccctgtctGACCTGTCACCTCCTTCTTAAAGGTGACGATGGGGCTgcagtaaatggtaaatggggTTCTAGACGGTTCTGTTGACCGAGGGGGTTCTAGACGGGTTTTTAAAGTCTAACACTTCTCTGCTCATTAGAGCCGCCGGCCGTCCCTCAGTggaacagcagcaggaatgtGAACCGACTACGCGTCCGTCCTAAAACAACAGAAGGATCCACTCATGAACACGCAGCTCCACAGCGCCTCTAGTGGTCAGAACCTCCACGGGTTCTCCAACCAGAACAACCACAGCTGGAAACAAGTTGTTATGAACATATTTCAGTTTCACCACAGCACCTTCGGCCATGTACCAGAAAGATgttcaataaaatacaaatatatagtatatatatatataaagaaataatgagcTACTGTTGTTTGATTGGTTAACACCACCGAAGCAAAATCAGCTCAGAGCcagagactgtatataagaagtaaaCGTAGTCAACGTggcatcacccattggtttttggactaccgttttgaagcctagagTTTGGCATtctggtcgtcaccatcttgtttttttgccgtcaccatcttgtttttttgcaaccagaagtgacatgagagggcggagctaagtacaaccgaatgctaaAATATTGGTATACGTGTAAAGACAGACTGCAACAACTCACCCTGCCAGTAGAAGCTGCCAGGTCCTCCCACCACCACTCTGTTGTTCTTCTGAAACCACAAAGAAGGAGCTTTTAATTACTTTCACTCGTTATTGGGCCCCGTGACGTCACTGATGAAGTGATCAGATCCTTTACTaacaccacactgtaaaaaatacctTCATGAAGTCCACACTGAAGCCGGCCTGGCAGAAGCCCTGCATCTCAGGTGAGCCGGGACCTggacacacaaataaaacatccaattatatataattaaaaaaggtaaacagatgatgaattataataattatgattattattaatattttattattaaagataACAGTAGGGTAACATCTATAGTAGAACACTTCAGACAGAcggagaacagaagagaacggACCTGATCTGCAGGGCGAGTACTCGACCACCGTCCCTCCTTTCTTCAGGTAACACGTTCCCACCGGCTCGCGCTCAGAAACACCGAAGGTCGACCACTGATACAGAGGAGCACAGGCCTGGAAAACACACAATACATTAATATAGAAGAGAAGATATTGAGAATAAGTACAGATAAAAAGAggaactaaaaaataaataattataagtatgaaaataaaaataagaattacAAGAGAAACTATAGAAGAGAATTCAAGTCAGAATTAAAAGGCAAgcagtaatagtaataaaacagtgtgaagtaaaaaaaatagattaataaaataataaaataaatataaataaaataaaataaactcatacaaatgaaatacaataaaataagtgattaataaaatataataaaatcacacaaatgaaatacaataaaataagtgattaataaaatataataaaatcacacaaatgaaatacaataaaataagtgattaataaaaaaacaataaaatatagtaaaatcatacaaattaaatacaataaaataggtgattaataaaataacaataaaataataaaaatagaaatacaataaaatgggtgattaattaattaatgggaTATAAAATGTAAGGTAGGATTTATGTATATCCTCTTTCTCACCAGGATGTGTTCTCCATCAGATCGTACCGAGGCACCGAACCACTGCTTGGATTTAAACTCCATCTGAGCTCCTTCAGCGTTCCTCCTGTCATCTGTAACGACAGAgagattattaattattaattaattaattcaattctTTAATCATGGATATATAAGTCTTTTTGCTTCTCAGTTTCAGATGTagctgacttcagatcagaagtcattaaataataattatgtgAGTAACTTGATGAACAAAATGaaactgttgttgctgtttgttttatgtgaacTCGACCAAAGATCATCTGTGAGGGAAGACGCTCCACTCTGTAACACCAGCGTGTGTTTGTAGTTCCAATAAATCCAACGAGTGGATCGCATCACGTCAACGTTCTCTCATATCAGATCAATAATGTCATCCGGTGCTTCAGGATTTCAGTATTTGGATCAAGAAGCTCCTGAAAAATGAGGTTTAGTATCTAAAGCTGTTATTATGAGTCagatacatatttaatcaacatttaggTAAATTTATGAATATCAGATCGGAGCAGATAATCACTATTAAAAGACTTCTTGGAATATACAGCTCTCAAGCTCTGCTGACATCactaaatataaattatttatttttatttttatcgtatttttaatataaatttattttttttgtattattattattattattttttatttattttaatttctaatgctgatgttgttttctcttgtgtacttattttgtttgtttctaagcTCAATTACTTAAAAATTGGCTTATAAACTTTTGTAATtacaaactgtaaattgcatatatgaaaacaaccttgaacaaaaggggaaaaaataaagtatataaaagatatatatatataagttacAAActctttatttagttatttaattGTCATTCTTCCCATAATATTATCtcctattttttatttctatttaatcCACTGCTGAAGCAATGAGAGAAATAAGTTGCTCATGTTGTTTATAAGAGATCCTTGATTATATGTTTGCAGGCTGAGTGGACTCTCTCTTACTCGAGGACACAGATGACTAATTTGAGGgcataaattaagtaatttaagAGAACTTAAGAAGGTTATttgagtgttcgtactgggaggTTCATTAActgacgtctctttatacatccatgaccaCAGACtcattcagtccaaaatggcggcagcgccacctagcagctgttgtcaaaaaaagcagcagagttttgtgtctttatttctAGACTGTTTGGTAATAAAGAGGCAGTCGGCCCAGCCTGGCCCGGCTCGGCCCGGCCCGGCTCGGCCCGGCTCGGTCCTCCTCTCAGCCTGGAGCCAGCTGGCTGACGTTGTGCTGCGTTCAAAGACAAGAACACCACCGAGCTCTGACATAAAAGAAGCAGTCCAACACAGACCTGACACAATACAGAGAATATGTAAGCCTGGTCGGGGGATGAAATGTTGGGGAGTTTCCCATCGGGTCGGGAATCTCCGGCCTGAGGACAAACATTGGCTGTTTGATAAAATAGTGGCTGCAGTATTGTGGTTCGTTAGGGGGGTTGGATTCACAAATTTTGGCAATAAATCGGACGTTTTTATCCCCGATCTGTGATTATGTTGGTCGTGATACAAGCCAGCCATGATGCCAAGAGTTTGTGCCAGCTAGTTACCATCTTAACAGCGCTGTAACCACGGCGACAgactctttgtctctttgtctgtcccCCAACCAAAGAGATGAGTTCATGTCGACAGTAACGTGACAGGAAACAAAGACAGTCGACCGCTATGAtaacagctctgtgaggctgcaacACTCAGCTGAATATAAAGGAattaaagtagatgtaataattgGCCAGCAGGTGGTGGCAGAATCCAGGTGTTCCATCACAAGGAAGGTGTGTTGACTGTGTTTACTGTTTAAAGGCTGATTTGTTTTGGGTTGTGTGaggtatatatattatatatattctccatagtcggtgtattactacagtagtgatcaaatattgatcaaaataatgcCATTTTGGTCATAATCATAGCTGAAACTGAGAGAAAAAGATGTGTTTCCATATTTAACCGGATTAATGTGGACCAACTCTGGacttataataaaaacacagagtCACATTATTTATAGCTTTCTTTTCCACCCACTTCCTGTTAGACGCTGCccaataaagcagaatattccTGGACGAGTCACACTTCTggaagcaaagaaagaaaatccaGCAGGAACTAAACAAAAGCTTGTGGTGCATCATGGGTAGACGGCCACGCTGAGtcagagtcacacacacacacacgcacacacacgcactgaaGCATTCCAGTTAATTCTGTCCACTGGTCCAGTAAAACGTTGGCCAGCAAATCACGAAGGTTAGATCAACAACAAAGAGCTCTATTGTTGGAGGAACACTCTCAGAACTAGGCCACTCACTGACGGCAGTACAGCCAGAGGCAACAACAGCAGTTTACAGCAGTTTCTTTATCAGTTTCTATCAGTTTCTATCAGTTTCTATCAAACTCTATCAGTTTACAGCAGTTTCTATCAGTTTCCATCAGTTTCTATCAGTTTCCATCAGTTTCTATCCATTTCTGTCAGTTTCCGTCAGTTTCTATCCATTTCTGTCAGTTTCTATGCGATTCCATCAGTTTCTATCAGTTTCCATCAGTTTCTATCAGTTTCCATCAGTTTCTATCCATTTCTGTCAGTTTCCATCAGTTTCTATCCATTTCTGTCAGTTTCTATGCGATTCCATCAGTTTCTATCAGTTTCTATCAGATTACATCAGTTTCCATCAGTTTCTCTCCGTTTCCATCAGTTTCCATCAGTTTCTATCCGTTTCTATCAGATTCCGTCAGTTTTTATCCGTTTTTATCCGTTTCTATCAGTTTCTATCCGTTTCTATCCGTTTCTATCAGATTCCGTCAGTTTCTATCCGTTTCTATCTGTTTCTATCAGAGCCTGCAGGGTGTTGGTGTCTTGCCCGGAGGCAGATGTTTGCTGGCTGCTATCAGGCTGCTGAAAGTTAAACATCCTGTTCTAACGCTGCACTAGAGGAGATTTACTGAGGCTGACTAATTCACCTTTTATGGACATAACAGGCCTGAACAGCAGCGAGCATGAAGGCTGCTGTTCTACAGGTACTCCTGACAACATATCAGCTTACTGCACATAATATACATCTGTATCAGCGTATATATACAAGAAACAAACTGCAGTATAGACGTGGTCCTTTAGAACCACCAGAGAGATCTCACAGGTTGTTCTTATATTGATAAATGTCTGATTGATAACAGCTATTTCTCTTTATATCTACACTGAACACACATTTTATACGATTTTTCATGAGTTGAAATAAGAGATCTAAGGCTTTgaagctagagttggtaatgTTAGATTTTAAAAGAATCCAACCTAAAACCAGCCCGGTGTTGCCAACTGTTCTCCAATAAAAGCAGCTAGCAGCACAAGATGCTAACTTGCTCctaaagtccctaaatctagagagaaagacaCCAAGTCATCAACGCCGACAGTCCGTctgttcaggcctccctccgaAGACACTCCCAACATTATCATCATGAACATGAACAACCAACACAGATATCACtacatttgtttctgttttttgtcagaggatttgatttattgattgctgtctggATTAGAGATGCACCGAAAGGCCGATACTGATATTGATACCAAtacaaatgtctgtttttgtttgtttagtttttgctgttatttattctcCTGCTGTGCCGGGAAACAAAgacctcatcatcatccaaaacaactgagctgttttaaagtcattcagcatttcatcaCACTTTTACACTCTTTACTGTGATCCAGACTACGTCTACATCAAACAGTTTATTAATAGACGTTAATTGTTCATTT
It encodes the following:
- the LOC119499996 gene encoding LOW QUALITY PROTEIN: golgin subfamily A member 6-like protein 22 (The sequence of the model RefSeq protein was modified relative to this genomic sequence to represent the inferred CDS: inserted 2 bases in 1 codon; deleted 1 base in 1 codon; substituted 2 bases at 2 genomic stop codons); translated protein: MLENKKRTLENKKRMLENKKRTLENVTEQEENVRGQEENVREQEKNVRGQGENVRGQEENVREQEKNVREQENVREQEENVREQENVREQENVRELVENIREQKENIREQEENVREQEENVRGQEENIRGQGENVRGQEQNVRKQEQNVRKQEKNVRGQEENVREQENVREQENIREQEEKNIREQEENVREQEKNIREQEKNVREQEENVRGQEENIREQAETVRGQEENVREQEENRAVRIEQYEENVREQEENIREQEENIREQEKNVREQEKNIREQAETVRGQGENVRGQEENIRGQEENVREQEETIREQAEAVRIEQYEEKVREQEENVREXTETKRTLENKYRTLEDKKRTXENVREQEKNIREQEENIREQAENIREQEKNVXENVREQEENVREQEKNVREQEENVREQEQNIREQVQNVRGQEENVREQAESSKNRTV